AGTCAATGTATCTGATGCAAGAGTACACTACCTCTACTTGGAGCACGTCACATATAGCTGAGCACATAAATGAAGGCCTGCATAAACTCTCAAGTATAGTTGTGCCTACTTTCGTGTCAGGAACCGTTGTCACTGTTCGCTTCTTGCATCGAACACTCATATCTTCGGTCTGATGGTTAGTACTCACCGAGGTTGCAGCCGTACATATACCTACGACACAAGATGAAAGGAAAGACATTACTGTTGATATAATTACCATTGATACAGTAGGCCCGAAGTTAACGAACGAACCATCATCGAGTGTGTTGGTTATGTTGCTCAAAGGGGTACGTTGCACACCCATCAAGGAAGAAGCAGGTGCTTGCGACACTTGCTCGTGGTTAGCTGTCTTCTTCGCTGCCGCCTTCTTTTCTTTGTATAATGTATGTCGCTTCTGGTGGTATTCCGCTCTTTTCTCATCGGACAGTCGGGCATACCAACTTTGAGCACcctttgaattttttttttctCGCAGATTTTGACACGTGGGATTTTCATTCCCATGAACATTAACTGGTGCGTTCGTCGGGTCTGTAAATGGGGAACGTTCCCCGGTTCCCGACAGAGAAGCGCCTGGATTATGATTGTCCATCTGTAAATAGAAATTTGTAACAAGAAACATATAGTTAATGGATCTGATGCAGGAGTACACTCCGTATATTTGGAACATGTCACATATAGCTGAGCACATAAATGAAGGTCTGGATAAACTCTCAATTATAGCTGTGCCTATTTTCATGTTTGGAACATAAGCAGAAGAAGGCATCTTCTCTTACATGATCACTCAAATTATCTTCAAGTATGAAATAAGCAGGAAGTCATGATTTGTTTTTGCTAAATGATCATCCAAGTTA
This region of Triticum aestivum cultivar Chinese Spring chromosome 2D, IWGSC CS RefSeq v2.1, whole genome shotgun sequence genomic DNA includes:
- the LOC123050588 gene encoding uncharacterized protein codes for the protein MNPPMDNHNPGASLSGTGERSPFTDPTNAPVNVHGNENPTCQNLREKKNSKGAQSWYARLSDEKRAEYHQKRHTLYKEKKAAAKKTANHEQVSQAPASSLMGVQRTPLSNITNTLDDGICTAATSVSTNHQTEDMSVRCKKRTVTTVPDTKVGTTILESLCRPSFMCSAICDVLQVEVEDHNPGASPSATGERSSTNTPVHVHGNENSKGAQGWYARLSEEGRYLVWS